A single Lactuca sativa cultivar Salinas chromosome 8, Lsat_Salinas_v11, whole genome shotgun sequence DNA region contains:
- the LOC111880220 gene encoding uncharacterized protein LOC111880220, protein MTGHEFTLELLHRNPLQCLEVLRMSRESFVRLCAHFRVNYALKDSKHVSVEEKMAMFFMMIGHNQRYVIIKRRFQHSKQTIHKFFHEVLDKMLLFAHDIIVPTSFNPNPNIPGHNRRLRRVFKGAVGALDGTLIHAVVPANKRDLYRSRGKCDCYQNVLAICDFNMKFTFVVAGWEGIAHDSRILSEALANPHAPFPLPPPDKYYLCDAAYANIRGFMAPYRNVRYWLGDFRRRRALTNKEKFNHAHAKLRNVIEHAFGVLKARFPILKRMTPFSLVTQRNITLACFALHNFIRREGLRDEYFARYDEPNVSVRNNNTVVDNDENEIPTHGTAADREYITQLRDEIAEQLMQNIE, encoded by the exons ATGACGGGacatgaatttacgttagagttacTTCACCGTAATCCTTTACAATGTCTTGAAGTGCTACGCATGTCTCGTGAATCATTTGTTCGGCTATGTGCTCATTTTAGAGTAAACTACGCATTAAAGGATAGCAAACATGTGTCGGTTGAGGAGAAGATGGCTATGTTTTTTATGATGATCGGTCATAACCAACGTTATGTGATTATCAAGCGGAGATTTCAACACTCAAAGCAAACAATTCATAAGTTTTTTCATGAAGTGTTGGACAAAATGTTGCTTTTCGCACATGACATTATAGTGCCAACTTCTTTTAATCCGAATCCAAACATTCCGGGACATAATAGGAGGCTACGGCGGGTGTTCAAGGGAGCAGTTGGTGCACTTGATGGCACTTTGATACACGCTGTTGTCCCTGCAAACAAACGGGATTTATATAGAAGTAGGGGAAAATGCGATTGTTACCAAAACGTATTGGCAATATGTGACTTCAACATGAAGTTTACGTTTGTTGTGGCCGGTTGGGAAGGGATAGCACACGATTCTAGAATTTTATCAGAAGCATTAGCAAATCCGCATGCACCATTCCCACTTCCACCACCGG ataaatattatctttgtgatgccgCTTATGCAAACATTCGAGGTTTTATGGCACCGTACCGTAATGTGAGGTATTGGCTTGGAGATTTCCGTCGAAGACGTGCATtaacaaataaagaaaaatttaaccATGCACACGCAAAACTTCGGAATGTCATTGAGCATGCTTTTGGTGTCTTGAAAGCACGATTCCCTATATTGAAGAGGATGACACCATTCTCGTTGGTTACACAACGAAACATTACCCTAGCATGTTTTGCGCTTCATAATTTTATAAGAAGAGAGGGACTACGTGATGAATATTTTGCACGATATGATGAACCAAATGTCTCGGTTCGGAATAACAATACAGTCGTTGATAATGATGAAAATGAGATTCCAACACATGGTACTGCAGCGGACCGTGAATATATAACTCAGTTACGAGATGAAATTGCCGAACAATTGATGCAAAATATTGAATGA